A window of Babesia microti strain RI chromosome III, complete genome contains these coding sequences:
- a CDS encoding hypothetical protein (overlaps_old_locusTagID:BBM_III00445) has translation MSSLSQTNFLLPGRQTLILVRRMNSSHGHKHSDPPHFAYKGKGLPRPTSLDLNSFVHMHNRQVQVGITEPPRASTVPLYRSTVNVEARNIEFMEQLQQLYNRVLTADWHDQVSQAQNVMIWEGALYRLKRRTGSCPDLHVQLMLSKVLELFDVMYQAEDVADHVYQLSEELNRGSILDDQIQDHMDAVLAQYNYLMKTYPDYALKIQTTVGQAIASIRQKIVFDCPQEFTNVY, from the coding sequence ATGTCATCTTTATCGCAAACTAACTTTCTTTTGCCTGGCAGACAAACATTAATTTTGGTGAGAAGAATGAATTCATCACATGGTCACAAACATAGCGACCCCCCTCATTTTGCCTACAAAGGTAAGGGTTTGCCTAGACCAACGAGCCTGGATTTGAATAGCTTCGTCCACATGCACAATCGCCAGGTACAAGTCGGTATTACTGAGCCCCCAAGAGCATCAACCGTGCCGCTTTACCGCTCAACTGTAAATGTGGAGGCTAGGAATATCGAATTCATGGAGCAACTGcaacaattgtataatagaGTGCTGACTGCTGATTGGCACGATCAAGTTTCACAAGCTCAAAATGTGATGATTTGGGAAGGCGCTCTATATCGTCTAAAGCGTAGAACTGGCAGCTGTCCCGATTTACATGTACAGCTGATGCTATCAAAAGTACTGGAACTATTTGACGTAATGTATCAGGCAGAAGATGTGGCGGACCATGTATACCAATTGTCAGAAGAGTTAAATAGGGGGAGTATATTGGATGATCAAATTCAAGATCATATGGATGCTGTACTGGcacaatataattacttAATGAAGACTTATCCTGATTACGCACTTAAAATACAGACAACTGTGGGTCAGGCTATAGCTTCTATTAGACAGAAGATTGTCTTTGATTGCCCCCAAGAGTTCACCAATGTTTACTAA
- a CDS encoding hypothetical protein (overlaps_old_locusTagID:BBM_III00450) produces MSIQLFGKLAIHIVLLTYPVTSLKITITKDSYENVKQIDAAIETKDDNLQNLRKQSDRNNEVEGIAPKLTPTTTLPTPLPPNAKPKSVNEEDIAEEIRKRIIKNLSAQSKRQIHSPNESVVRPITQTIASATNIAQPLTNRVVVDKAVDNRVIVIPKTKNFYSGNAKTISISIAICTFVLSIVVTCYLIYHTASLFSKGFYSTKFYKGGGTLMVFMAMEGNLFGLFLGWIVWHDLNTSISVAGPSMCLFVAVILLGPRGATLGGFGGFTLGFVFGNFICNSINSMVLWSTVGICCGSIIGFLPVFPSLKINQRYSRIIILEKN; encoded by the exons ATGTCAATTCAATTGTTTGGTAAATTAGCAATACACATTGTGCTGCTAACTTACCCAGTAACATCGCTAAAAATTACCATAACAAAGGACAGCTATGAAAATgttaaacaaattgatgCCGCTATAGAGACAAAAGACGATAACCTGCAAAATTTGCGCAAACAATCCGATAGAAATAATGAAGTTGAGGGAATAGCGCCTAAACTTACACCCACAACAACACTGCCTACACCCCTACCTCCTAACGCTAAGCCCAAAAGTGTAAATGAGGAAGATATTGCAGAAG aaattagGAAGAGGATTATCAAAAATCTATCAGCTCAATCTAAACGTCAGATACATTCACCAAACGAATCCGTTGTACGGCCGATTACCCAAACAATAGCCTCTGCAACTAATATCGCACAGCCCTTAACCAATAGGGTGGTAGTTGATAAGGCAGTAGATAATCGTGTAATTGTGATACCCAAAAcgaaaaatttttacagcGGGAACGCTAAAACAATTAGCATTTCTATCGCAATATGTACGTTTGTACTCTCAATTGTTGTAACATGTTACTTGATATATCACACGGCATCACTCTTCTCAAAG GGGTTCTATTCCACAAAGTTTTACAAGGGCGGAGGGACACTGATGGTATTCATGGCTATGGAAG GCAATTTGTTTGGTTTGTTTCTAGGCTGGATTGTATGGCATGACTTGAATACTTCTATTTCAGTCGCTGGCCCTTCGATGTGCTTGTTTGTGGCAGTGATTCTTCTGGGACCAAGAGGCGCAACTTTAGGTGGATTTGGCGGTTTCACACTGGGCTTCGTCTTTGGTAATTTTATATGCAATAGCATCAATTCCATGGTTCTCTGGTCCACTGTTGGTATATGTTGCGGTTCAATAATAGGGTTTTTGCCTGTATTTCCCAGTCTTAAAATCAATCAAAGGTATTCGAGGATAATAATATTGGAAAAAAACTAA
- a CDS encoding hypothetical protein (overlaps_old_locusTagID:BBM_III00455) has product MICIEQVKSDGFSAKYITTNHKKAQHIKLDDIVYLGFTKGDYSLTIYKRFIVSNLIATSTEKTRIPIDSSKNWTIITQVQHTHDGNKYLSSRLEMVQSEYFVTLDPISNSENDLKFAIVGYIAIEMSNDEFDNSIGEIDAYGLFYATFKTHILSSDGDHEIKFSKTINDLKSPSIIKVIKLNSIRNNLNVDSSNNIKFSPKHIFGNVEYIGANQHITNESKSIHQKCCFLDNYDEQAWNLTVHNNDNTFDNATKHNTFIISGIYIEDYKQVVLKRLCLSTKPIKNSSFIECYKKCKSSREIIYCPQTSNAIECLRGYIKPFCYINDASSLYIQIMNNMHRQNSLFFKKSDQPAPVNNTGNIGDELIKKVRNKLLPITEENGDVVDSQKNRVKVGSTNDFTDTKVDKIECVTGEWEEWGNCSSICYDSEVNAQLGEFEPFIKNELFEYRIRRRTLYFKSQNAECPTIDKSKCVGLKKCSEICLYRLNKMGEAIIFFWTEECDKLNLKLPTHSLINLKYAKLLIAEHNSTGDGKVVECKFEEIWSKCDAPCITNDTSGENKPLEYILAPNCAGPKSRSCTKKLKHCTGELVTSDADRSESDKKLKPTIYLDRSVFKVQEGGWVNEKTNSCHCQHDENEIVDVSSAEELYLSGTDKYLGFQTIEGNMREPRGFFSNIFPEYKQLDEIYPHNIDKSHTYLNSMASLLNGQFIEFPSTINKQVAYNMESMDLEGLRNYCATGSAHIKPMDDSFLNIHCDEIRSKIKLYKSSNGKFVINQEEYNNSRILCKVSCLDIYKNCAVRIDIFNSMKIINQCTKNLINKDKLDTLSGKCNFSPEKNPNTLLRAMIVHQSQDLCVTTNINLTQTYDPSFCQIICKKYYNICLYQHKLDLHTERRKCLLGKLNGSKRGEMIKTLCEFRDLSDNVIRGGGLVFCKSKPVDCKYSEWSDWSYCKYNLKSRSRKIISGGNNYGKPCLGNYENLNQQEMCNTLLQNNKLQAKILPSIPKDEFKAQQAWDLNSEIKRLVKLHYQHDTNISVGNECKIFLGQRGVDEFRLIIDIGKCSCPHGFIPCTLPQSVTQRQWIVQLNELCQKNPLAFILFKKSKFFDENTTHTTTNTSANDSVYDKCNIGWTNISSFHFTCLNMTFVRHDYEALKLLCTASGDTTFISCTSDKEWLDLQRKRILISAVAFLCAGMLLGICLVSFLVMASKQKRQMLANCSNE; this is encoded by the exons TGTCTACTTAGGATTTACCAAGGGCGATTACTCacttacaatatataaaagGTTTATTGTCAGCAATTTAATTGCTACTAGTACAGAAAAAACTAGAATACCCATTGATTCATCTAAAAATTGGACCATAATAACACAAGTCCAGCATACACATGATGGCAACAAGTATCTGTCATCACGACTAGAAATGGTACAATCTGAATACTTTGTAACATTAGATCCTATATCAAATAGTGAGAATGATTTGAAATTCGCAATTGTAGGGTATATTGCAATTGAAATGTCTAACGACGAATTTGATAATAGTATCGGCGAAATTGATGCTTATGGATTATTTTACGCCACATTCAAAACACATATTCTGAGCTCAGATGGCGATcatgaaataaaattttcaaagaCAATAAACGACCTAAAGTCACCATCTATAATTAAAGTGATAAAACTAAATTCCATTAGGAACAATTTAAACGTAGATAGCTCAAacaatatcaaattctcccccaaacatatatttggaAATGTTGAATATATAGGTGCAAATCAACACATAACCAATGAGTCAAAGAGTATCCATCAGAAATGTTGTTTTTTGGATAATTATGATGAACAAGCCTGGAATTTGACAGTGCATAACAATGATAATACGTTCGACAACGCTACAAAACacaatacatttattatttccggaatatatattgagGATTATAAACAAGTGGTACTGAAGAGATTATGCCTGAGCACCAAACctattaaaaattctagTTTTATAGAGTGCTATAAGAAATGTAAATCATCGAgagaaattatttattgtcCGCAAACGAGCAATGCAATTGAGTGTTTACGGGGGTACATAAAACCtttttgttatataaatgatgcatcatcattatatatacaaataatgaataaCATGCATAGACAAAATTCGctatttttcaaaaaatcagATCAGCCTGCACCCGTAAATAATACTGGAAACATTGGCgatgaattgattaaaaaGGTAAGGAATAAACTACTTCCCATAACTGAGGAAAACGGTGATGTTGTAGATTCTCAAAAAAACAGAGTGAAGGTAGGGAGTACGAATGATTTTACGGATACAAAAGtggataaaattgaatgtgTTACTGGAGAATGGGAGGAATGGGGAAATTGTAGTAGCATTTGTTACGACAGTGAGGTAAATGCCCAATTGGGTGAATTCGAACcttttatcaaaaatgaattgtttgaatACAGAATTAGACGAAGAACCTTGTATTTCAAATCACAAAATGCAGAATGCCCTACAATTGACAAGTCAAAATGTGTTGGACTTAAAAAATGTTCAGAAATATGTCTATACCGATTGAATAAGATGGGTGAAGCTATTATTTTCTTTTGGACAGAAGAGtgtgataaattgaatttgaaacTACCTACACATAGcttaatcaatttaaaatatgcGAAACTATTAATTGCGGAACATAACTCTACTGGTGATGGTAAAGTGGTTGAGTGTAAATTTGAGGAAATATGGTCAAAATGCGATGCACCATGTATTACAAATGACACTTCTGGCGAAAATAAACCAttagaatatatattagcGCCGAATTGTGCAGGTCCTAAATCTAGAAGTTGCACCAAGAAATTAAAACATTGTACAGGTGAATTAGTGACTAGTGATGCGGATAGATCAGAAAGTGATAAAAAACTAAAACccacaatatatttggataGATCTGTATTTAAAGTGCAAGAAGGTGGCTGGGTGAACGAAAAAACAAACTCTTGCCACTGTCAGCAcgatgaaaatgaaatagtTGATGTATCTAGTGCTGAAGAACTTTATTTATCAGGAACGGATAAATATCTAGGTTTTCAGACTATAGAGGGAAATATGAGGGAACCTAGAGGGTTTTTTAGCAATATATTCCCAGAATATAAACAGCTAGATGAAATATACCCTCACAACATAGACAAATCacatacatatttaaactCAATGGCATCACTTCTCAATGGCCAATTCATCGAATTCCCGTCTACAATTAATAAGCAAGTTGCATATAATATGGAATCCATGGATTTAGAAGGACTGAGAAACTATTGTGCTACAGGTTCAGCGCATATTAAGCCAATGGATGACAGTTTTCTGAACATACACTGTGATGAAATAAgatctaaaattaaacTGTATAAATCAAGtaatggcaaatttgttataaacCAAGAGGAATATAACAATAGCCGTATTTTGTGTAAAGTGTCTTGTCTTGACATATATAAGAACTGTGCCGTGAGAAtcgatatatttaattccatgaaaattataaatcaGTGCACCAAAAACTTGATTAACAAGGACAAATTGGACACACTTAGTGGGAAATGTAACTTTTCACCCgaaaaaaatccaaatacTCTACTAAGAGCTATGATAGTCCATCAGTCGCAAGATTTATGCGTCACTACCAACATCAATTTGACACAAACATATGACCCTAGTTTTTGCCAAATAATCTGTAAAAAGTATTACAACATATGTCTATACCAACACAAATTAGATCTACATACAGAAAGGAGAAAGTGTCTATTAGGCAAGCTAAATGGGAGTAAACGAGGGGAAATGATAAAAACACTTTGTGAATTTAGGGATCTAAGTGATAATGTCATTAGAGGTGGTGGATTGGTTTTTTGTAAGTCAAAGCCCGTGGATTGCAAATACTCCGAATGGAGTGATTGGTCTTATTGTAAAT acAACCTAAAGAGTAGAAGCAGGAAAATTATTTCCGGGGGAAATAATTATGGTAAACCATGCCTAGGAAActatgaaaatttgaacCAACAAGAGATGTGTAATAcattattgcaaaataacaAGCTACAAGCGAAGATTTTACCCAGTATACCAAAGGATGAATTCAAGGCACAGCAAGCATGGGACCTAAACTCCGAGATCAAGAGACTTGTCAAATTGCACTATCAACATGACACGAATATTTCAGTAGGCAATgagtgtaaaatttttttgggCCAAAGGGGGGTCGACGAATTTAGACTAATCATCGACATAGGCAAATGTTCCTGTCCACATGGATTCATTCCCTGCACCTTACCACAATCAGTCACACAGAGACAATGGATAGTACAGTTAAATGAACTGTGCCAAAAGAATCCGTTGGCATTTATACtgtttaaaaaatccaaGTTTTTCGACGAAAATACCACCCACACTACAACAAATACTAGCGCTAATGACAGTGTTTATGATAAATGCAATATTGGTTGGACAAACATAAGTTCGTTTCACTTTACATGCCTGAATATGACTTTTGTTAGGCATGATTATGAAGCTCTGAAACTTCTATGTACGGCAAGCGGTGATACAACCTTCATATCTTGCACCAGTGACAAGGAATGGCTTGATTTACAACGTAAGAGAATACTAATTTCCGCAGTGGCATTTTTGTGCGCCGGAATGCTGTTAGGAATATGCTTAGTATCGTTCCTAGTTATGGCTAGTAAACAAAAGCGACAAATGTTGGCCAATTGTAgtaatgaataa